From Leishmania braziliensis MHOM/BR/75/M2904 complete genome, chromosome 35:
AGGCGCAGTAGACAAGCACAATGTCATTCTCTCAtgcgtgctctctctctctctcttggatTTTATCACCACTTCTAGCGAGGCGTGGCTGCGCGTGGCCTCATTTTTTGCTTTCCCTTTCTGACCACCGACTCCCCCTGTCCATGCGTAGGCGAACATGTACATAAAGTGAAGCGGAAAAAAGGACCGATTGAATGAAACGGTGCGTGTCACAGAGTGGATGTATGCTATCGCTAACTTGGGGCGCGTCTGCGCGGAGCTCAAGCGTACGCAGAGACCGATGGGAACAGCAGGTCGTGGTGACTCTGCCTGCGTCTGGCCACGGTCGTTTTACGTGCGAAACCTcgtccctctctgcctcaaCCCTTGTGGAGCCTTGGCTGCCATTACTTGTGACGTCATCCCTACCGTGTTCGTGACTGCCTGTCGCCTCCGCTTGGCTCTCTGGGCTTTCACATTCtatcctccacctcccttttttttttccacaTTTCCcaactcctccaccttcctTGAACCTGCTCTCCACAATCTGTCCAGATCGCTGCCCTCACAGCTGCCTCAGACCGTCACGTGGGTGCTGCCGCGAGAAAGTGCCGCTGCGGTTGCATACAGGGCCGTCTGCTCCTatcctcgtcctctctctctctctttataCAGTACGTCTACCATACATGCGACCTTCTCTGTGCGTACATACACACTGtcgcccacacgcacacacacacacacctcacTCTCCCTGCTCCCTTCTGTCTGGtcgtttctctcctctcctttctccttccttGGGCGTGAGTGTACGTGTCGCTGTTTTGGTTCTCTTGTTGTGTATGTTGCTCCAGTACtaccgcctccccccccctcctctcctcgaTAGGCGTAATTGTTACCACCACGCACCAATTTCTCCACTGCTCGCCCTTGTGCCGCTTCTTTAGGCTTGCGGCGCGcgttgtgcagctgcggggTGCGTGGGCGGGATtttgcgtgtacgtgtgtctTCCGTCGTTGTGTGGCGTACGTTACAGTGCTCTTTTTTGCACCCACACGATCATGGAAAACCCCGCcgcagtggaagagagggaaaagaaaagcagcagcaacatcTCGTACGTAACGCCATGGGTCGCTAACGGACTATCGTGGGCAAATCATCCCGACAAACCCTTCCGCCTCGCCATCTCGTCCTACACAAAGGACTACCGCAACTACGTTGACATTGTGGAGAAGAATGAGGACAATGAGATCGTCTGCCGTGCCTCCTGGGAGCACTGCTACCCGCCTACCAAAGTTGTCTTCCCTCCACGCCCTCTGCAGTGCGATGCGGTGATCACCACGGCAGACTACTTGCGCCTGTGGGAAATCACCGAGGGCGCAcccaaaggagaaaagacCGCCCCCACCCATGGTGACCCGCAGCACGAGGCAAGGGCAAGAACGATCAACTCGAAGGTGACAATGAAGCGTGTCTTTGACAGCGCAAAGCCGAACGACTTTTGCTCTCCAGTGACCTCCTGCGACTGGAACAGTGAAGACATCAACACCGTGGCGTGCTGCAGTATCGACTCAACAGTGACGTTGTGGGACATGGAGACGGGGGCGCAAAAGACAAAGTTGGTGGCGCACGACAAGGATGTGTATGATATTGCGTTTGCCTCTGCTCACACCTTTGCCAGTTGCGGTGCTGACGGCTCTGTGCGCTTTTTCGATCTACGCAACATGGATCACTGCACTATTCTCTACGAGTCGCAAGGGctctctccgctgctgcgcctggcCTGGAATCAGTTTGATCCCTATTTCATCGCCACCTTCGGTATCGATAGCCCTGATGCAGTAGTGATTGACATGCGCTACCCCACGGTTCCGGCCTCCCAGCTCTCGCAGCTGCATCAGTTGCCCATCAACAACCTCACATGGTCGCCACAAAACGCGCAGAACCTCTGCACCGTGGGCGAGGACGGActcgtctgtgtgtgggaggcTAGGGCAGAGAAAGGTCGCTCCATCCTGTGGTGCGACTGCGAGGTGCCTATCAACAACGTGGCCTGGCGCCGTGCCCAAAACGAAGACTGGATGGCCATTACCACCTCGAAGGGTGCTCAGCTGCTGCCATTGTAGTTCACCCCGCGTCTCTCTCAAGTACTGTATTTTTATAGTGGTGAATTCATAGAGCGCGAAAGAGGCAGGTGCGGGGCAGCTCTCAATGACGACAAGGGCGTCTTCACTGTACGTCTCCGTCCTATTTCAGTATTACTGACcacgtgggtgtgtctgtgtgtgtgtggggggggggaggggggaggggtgtttgtgtgtgtgtgtgtgggggggggggagtgagtGTGGGTTTTACATCTTTTTCGGAATGTGGTCATTGAGCCATGAGAAGCCGCTCTTTCATGAAGCGTTCGTGTttgcctcttctccgccgcaCTCCGAGTACATGTGGCAATGGTAGGCGCTGCGCCAAGTGTATCCCTATTCACGTGCGTGACTGTGTACTTGTACGAATGACGCCTATGCGTCAGTGTCGGTTCCCTTTGCTCCCAAACACGACTGCTGGCACACATTGCTGACAGAGGAGGGCGGAATAGAGGAGGAGCTACCGTGACACGTTCGACTCCCTCTTGAGCGCAGCACCCATCCAGTCTGTCGACTACTCAATTCGTTCAAACACCACCGTGCACGTCGTATGTGAGATGGTAAAGGTCCGTGGACACGCACACTGGAAGTGGTGAAAAGGCAGGGAAAGTCGCGCAACCGGTGCAGCTTCACAGACGGCACAACGCTGAGGGTGGCGAGACCTACAAGCTGAAAAGTTGTGTTTCACAACTGGCAACAAACTTGCTGACGAGACATCGAGTTGTTACTACCTGACGCGTGCACGGCACTGCAGGTGAGTTCCAATTGAAGAACAACGACACAATGCCCACCCCCAACCCCACTCTTTTCTTCTGGTCAAACTACGTATTTACTCttactttctctcttccaaACTCCTTTATTCGATTGCACTCACGTACTGCACGGCGAATCCCCTCGCTCCCACACgcactctctccttccctttctccccaccgcccccccccctccacctctcacTCGTTTACGATGtctccttcctctgctgcctgTGCTCCACCTTCATAAGCGCGAAAGCTACTTTTCATCTCAAAACGGCCTGTGCCGTGTCTTCacaccttttcttttccctaccgctttcttcccccccccccctcccgctcccTTCGCGCTTGACTGTGAAGCGTCTTCTGGAGAAAATGTCGCTGCTCAACACCACTCTTCAGACTCTCGTGGTCCGGCTGCGCGACATGTCCGGCAACGTGACGCAGCAGAAACTCCATAACCGTGTGTTTGACGCCTACGAGGCTAAGTCGCTTGTCTTTCAGGCTATTTCACCTGCACAGCAGGCCGTGATGAAGCAATACCGCGGCCGAATCCCTCCACTGCACCCTGTTGGTCAGCCTCTCATGGTGGACTCGTGGAGTGAGCTGGTGGAACTGCATAAGCCGGACAATGAGTATCAGCTTCTGCCGCGGCGCGCACGCAACAACAGCGCGTACGCGGTGATGTCGGCcatctgctgcagcgctggttCGCCATTCGAGATGGACCACCGGCTGGAACCGGCAGACTTTAAGCTGGCGTTTAAATCACAAGCAGATCATGATGCTCGAATGACATTCAACCTCAAGAACACGGACAAAGTACCACAGACAATCTTCTTAGACGGGCTGATGGAGGCTCCAAAAGCCTCGGCACTCGTGTCGTTCCACAACGTCCTCACTCCCACACACGTGAACACCCTCGCCGGCATAGTGCAGTTTCTCCGTGAGTGGTGCAGAGAGCCCACCGACGGAGACCGTCATCGTCAGCTGAAGCTCTGTTTCAAGTCGCTTTTGGAGAAGCCGACACATCTTTTTCTCGGCACCAACGCCGTACCTGGCAGGGAGCTGTTGAACTACGCAAAGGGTAAGAGCATTTTTGTCTACGCAAAGAAGGGAATGGAGTACCAGTATGTTCCATAGGCGAGTAAGTAAAAGTGGCTCCTGCGAACCACACCCAGACACGCGTACAAACCTGTGCAGGCACCCGTGCACGCCTCTCGCGAAAGTATGTGCGTCGTTGTCCTCCCATGTCAGGTGCGGCGTGGGGTGGCGTGGCACGATGTGTTGGattctgctgctgtggcggtgaTTACGtgttttttcccctctttcctttgaTTCTCATCACAGTTTTACGGCACTCATTGCCCACCCGCACAGTTGTCCGCCTCTGATGTGCGCAAGAAGTTATGCGCTAGCGAATGTGCTGGcagctctgtgtgtgggtgtgtacaTGTATGGGTATAGCCAAGGCGCGCGTTTGCATGCTTTCATGTTGGTATTTGTTTGTGCTCCGAGCGGAGCTGCGCGTTGAAGACGGTGCAGGGTACGCAGAAGGTGCGCCTTATTGCCGACCGCGCTTCAAAGGCTGAGCAACCGCAGCATAGCGATCACCAACACATACACCCCAAAAACACAGAGGCCTCTTGTGAAGACACTGCTGCCCAGCTAACTAGCTGGTCTGTTCACGGCCCTATTTGCCCACGGTGGCACACCCTGTCGTTACAGTGAGGTCGGTCACGCTCATGACGGGCACGTTTAATGTCGAGCGGTGTACCGTAtgccctctcctcctacTCCGTCGCTAACGCTCTCCcagcctccccctcctgACACCTTCTTCGCTTTACCTGTCACATGGTTTTATACCTCTGCAGTCATTTATTTCTCTTATTCTTGCTTGTttgtgcgctctctctctctctttacgcctcccgctctctctctctctctctctctctcttcatcgtCGGTCTCTTGAAGCACCTCAACACGCATACGTACCGTCGTCACTGTGAAGagtctcttctccttttcctcttttcctaGCGGTTTTCCTGTATTCACCATGAGCATTATCAAGGAGGACGATGCTGTGGGCTGCTACATGGCGTTGACCCTCGTGGACGACACCAAGGTGGAGGGCACCATATTCACCTACAATCCTAAGGAGGGCATTATAGTGCTCTTGTGTCTCCGCGACGATCAGACAAACATGAAATTGATCCGGACTCCATACATCAAGGAGTTCAGTATTTCCCACGCCGAAGAGGGATCGCATCTCCCCCCCGCACTGGACTCGTTCAACGAGCTTCCTTCGATGCACGCCGGCCGCGGCAAGTCCATCTTCAAACACGCCAGCACACAACTCAAGAACGCCGAGTCAAACCGCGAAAAGCACTTCAACTCCGTTGCGGCTGACACATCAATTGCCACACTCGATGCATACCTCAAACTCCTGCGGCTCTACCCCTTCATTGAGTGGAACAACGAAGAGGGTGTCATCCAGGTCTCTGATACCGTCATTGTCGTAGGGGACCCAGACTGGCGAACGCCCAAGGCAATGCTGGTGGAGGGTGCCCCCGAGAAGGACAAACCACTCGTAGACCGCCTACAGGTTGCACTCGGAAGTGGGAAGAAGTGAGTCACTGCTTAGCGAATGGAgtgtcgtgtgcgtgtgtgcctgtgcgcccATGTGAATTTGTGTTGTGTCCTGTTGTGGTATTGCGCACGGCGGTGCCCTTTCATAGTGATGACGGAATCCATAAGTGGATGAGCTTGATTGTAATAACACCTCTCTGTCAACCAGACGAGAGAAACAAGACAAGGCTCCGATAGAAGTGAAAAATATCAAACTCGACAAGaaccgcccccccccctcggcAGCGGCCTGCTCTGCGCGGGTCTTCATTGTTGTGCAAACAAAACATAAGCAGCGAAAGGCCAACCGAAAGCGGTAGGGCAATGTGCGGGGTTCACATGCATGGCGTGTGTAGATACGTATACCCGAATGTCGGCCTTGGAGGAAGAGTttgaggcactgcagcaacgCCCGAGGAGCAAAGTGAGCGTCGCCCCCACGTTTGCGCAATGCGGCTATTTTGCATGCCGAGCGTGTCGCAACAAGGACGAAAAGAGCGACCAGTGGTGAAAAAGATGATTGTGCCGCTATGGGAATGtttgggagggaggggggctctTCGCCACTCCCTATACGCGACTAGATGCAGGTACGCGTGAGAATGACATCTCCACCCTCCTTTCCCCGTCGCGCCCTccctgccctcccctctcctttttctgcCTTGCTGGTGTGCACATCGCGCCGTTTTGTTTCCCCTCTTGTCGTCTCTGCATGGTGGAGCGGTGTGGTGAGAAAACGAATGCGCACGCATGGTAGGCGTGGGTGTCACTTATAGGCGTGACCAGCaccacacacgtacacatgTACAGAGACGGCGTCGATAGCCACACAAGGCATCTCAAGGAAGACAAACCGGAGCAGTGCACCTCACAAGTCTCCCCCTCGCCGACCCCAGATGACGACGATCGGGAGTCGCGACGACTGTTGCGTGAACGCAAGCGCCAGGACCGACTGAGAGGGCGGCTAACGGATCTCACGTTTGCCGACATTTCATGTTTTCGGGCTGGGAAATCGGACTTCGTGAAGCAGAACGTGTTAGTCTGCATCCAAGGATCGAAGTCACAGTTCAACGCGCGCATGGGGCGGATGAAGAACATCCTACCGCCCCTCACCTGCGACTGCTGCCAGACGTTCTCAACGTTgtctgcggtgctgctgtcgtccCTCGGCTTTGCCGCAATGCTAAGCGagtgcttctccctctccacggTGAACTATCTTCTGTACATTTCAGCGTGGTTGCACCAGCTGACGCTGCCGTGCTGGCCGCAGAAGCATGTGCGACCCACCATCGCGGACCTAAACGCCTGCCTTTACCTCCAGGAATTTTTCCCCAGTAAGTTGAACGCGGACGAGTTCGAGGTCATCTTCTATAACCAAGCCCACAAAGCGATGGATCTGCTTCATGCTATGTGTGCCTCCCGCAagcgcgcacgcaccagcGACGGCGCGCACCCAGTGTACGGCTACGTGATTGTATCCGGAGACTACACCGTTTCCATTTTCTCCGTGGAGCACGACATCGAGAGAGGCTCGCATAGTCACTACCGCGAGGCATGGAGCTTCTACATAAACGACTCACACGGCACCCAGCCCTGGTCAGAGAACAAGGCCAGTGTGTCCGGAGTGACCTTTGGTCACCACTCACACGACGTGGACGATACGAAGGTGGCGGGAGAGGTCAGCAGCCGAAGCGGCGCCACAAGCTCGGCCGCGGGCCTCTCTGTGGAGGATGGCATTCACTACTTCTCTACCATTCTGTTCACTCTCCTAGAGGAACACCGCAAAGGTGCGCAGCTTACGAGCCAGGTGCCATACATGACGTGGActccgctgcggcgacggcggtcaCTGGCGTACACGGCGCAAGAACTCAAGAAGATTATCGACAACCATTGGATTCCCAAGGTGCTGTCGAATCCGACTGTGCAGGCCGAAGCCAAAAAGTTCTCCTTCAAGCCGCTGGAGTGTTTCTGGGGAATCGGCCCCGTACCAGCAGCGAAGACGCGCACCATCTTgggtgcgccgcctgcatgacgcaagagagagggaaggcatGCGAACggggaaaaaaaatgaaTGAATGACCCTCCGAAAACGAGAATGGGAGTGCTACGCGATGCGAGTGCGCGAGAAAGGAGGCCTACATGCTGTGTGAGCCGCGAGCACGCATGGACCCCCGCGTACGATGCTTTTCTGTGCTGCTCGTCATGGTGTTTTGTTCTTGGACGACTGGCCTGCTTTCCAATGGTCATCGCCCCGCCCTCATCTCCGACAGTAACTTCCTCCAGTCAACGTAATCGATGTTTGCGAGAGGTGGGTGCTGAACAATACAGCGTAGATTGTACGTACCACACGGCAGAGTCTCCTCTGGGTCAACGTTTTCGAAATCAGCCCCACTGCCCGCAtgcccctttcctcttcttgccCTTATGACTGTTCTTGACTGTTTCTGCACTCAGCCTTGTAGGGGTGACTCTTGCAGGCTCACTTGCGTTTTCCACTCCCTCACCGCTACAAGAACGCGCGAGAGTTCCTTAGCGGGTAAGCGTAAGGCACATGTGCCATTGTAGTGAATGAATAGGCTTTACAGCGACCGTCTTCCTCctgcctcctttttttttcttctctcaaTGTAACATACGTGTCAGCGTGAACGTGCTGCCACTTCAGGATTTCGAGTTCCTGCTTGGATCTGCACACGGCCTACTGCTGGCACTCAGACAAGCGCGTCCCTCTCCGGGCGTCAAGGCGCCAAATTTCATTGTAGGGCTCTCCACTctgcagaggggggagggcagcacGTCGCCATGGGTCTTCTCGAGCGCAGGAGGGCGATCGAGGATGAGATCGCCAGAACGCAAAAGAACAAAAAGACAGAGTACCACATTGGTCGCCTAAAAGGGCAACTGGCGCGCATCAAGACCGAGATGATGGAGAATGCCGCTCGCGCGGCCAGCGCGAGAGGCGGGGACGGCTTCGACGTTCGCAAGAGCGGGGATGTGCGCTGCGCGCTGGTCGGCTTTCCGTCCGTCGGCAAGTCGTCGTTCCTTTCTCGCGTCACGCAGACAGAGAGTGAGGCAGCCGGTTACGAATTCACCACATTGACGTGTATTCCAGGAAAGTTGATGCACAAGGGGACAGAAATTCAAATTCTCGATTTGCCCGGTATTATCGAAGGTGCGGCCGAGGGTAAGGGACGCGGTCGTCAGGTCATCGCGACGGCGCGCACTGCTGACATGATCATTCTCATTCTGGACGCCACCAAGGCCGAGCCGCAGCGCTTCAAGATCGAGAGCGAACTCGAGTCCGTTGGTATCCGCCTGAATCAGTGCTTCCCTAACGTCACCTTCAAGAAGAAGGCATCGTGTAGCATGAACGTCGTGAGCTACAGCTCCACAGTGCCTCAAACAAAGGGTCTCTCAGAGCAGATGgtgaaggaggtgctgaaggACTATGGCATTTTTAACGCTGacgtggcgctgcgcgaaGACATCACTGTCGACCAGTTTATCGACGTGATCGAAGGTAACCGCAAGTACATGCCGTGCCTCTACGTGTACAATAAGATCGACATGATCACTATGGAGGAGATGGACCGCCTGAGCCGCCTGCCGCACTCCGTTGTGCTGTCTCTGCTCTGGGATCTCAACGTCGACGAGGTGATCGATGAGGTGTGGGAGCATCTCAACATCATTCGCATTTACACAAAGAAACATGGCGAGCACCCTGACTTTGGCAAACCATTTGTCGTGAAGCGCGACGCAAGTGTGGAGCACATTTGCAAGCGTATTCACAAGGACATTGCATCGCGCTTCAAGTACGCCCTTGTGTGGGGCACGAGCGCCAAGCACCAGCCACAGCGCGTCGGCATTGCACACGAGCTAGAGGATGAGGACGTCCTCCAAATCATGCTAAGAACGGCCAATGAGTAGCGTGTCCGTTGTGTGACTATTGAGACGGGcctgtatgcgtgtgtgtgtgggtgggtggggggggggggtagtcTTTGTGTGGCGTGAATCCTGACGGTAAACCGAAGAAAGAAACAGCGGATATTACGAAGAACCTTTAAAAGGTGAGACATTTTTTGTGAAGTTATACCGCGCCTTCGCCATCCTGTAACAGTACCTAGGtgcaggagggaggagggagagagagagagacagacagacgaGGGGCCTGTGTAACGGAGTACAAATCGTTCTGCACTGTGCGCTGCTATGTCTGCCAGCACGTAGACGGCACCATAGAAGTGGGGCATTGGGCGCTATTATACGCGGCGTGAACAGAATTCCTCTCACGTTGcattttcgttttcttttcgcctGCTCGTGCACTGGCCTTCGTACCCCCAAAGGGACAT
This genomic window contains:
- a CDS encoding p21 antigen protein, whose product is MSIIKEDDAVGCYMALTLVDDTKVEGTIFTYNPKEGIIVLLCLRDDQTNMKLIRTPYIKEFSISHAEEGSHLPPALDSFNELPSMHAGRGKSIFKHASTQLKNAESNREKHFNSVAADTSIATLDAYLKLLRLYPFIEWNNEEGVIQVSDTVIVVGDPDWRTPKAMLVEGAPEKDKPLVDRLQVALGSGKK
- a CDS encoding putative GTP-binding protein — its product is MGLLERRRAIEDEIARTQKNKKTEYHIGRLKGQLARIKTEMMENAARAASARGGDGFDVRKSGDVRCALVGFPSVGKSSFLSRVTQTESEAAGYEFTTLTCIPGKLMHKGTEIQILDLPGIIEGAAEGKGRGRQVIATARTADMIILILDATKAEPQRFKIESELESVGIRLNQCFPNVTFKKKASCSMNVVSYSSTVPQTKGLSEQMVKEVLKDYGIFNADVALREDITVDQFIDVIEGNRKYMPCLYVYNKIDMITMEEMDRLSRLPHSVVLSLLWDLNVDEVIDEVWEHLNIIRIYTKKHGEHPDFGKPFVVKRDASVEHICKRIHKDIASRFKYALVWGTSAKHQPQRVGIAHELEDEDVLQIMLRTANE